A single window of Solenopsis invicta isolate M01_SB chromosome 3, UNIL_Sinv_3.0, whole genome shotgun sequence DNA harbors:
- the LOC120357128 gene encoding uncharacterized protein LOC120357128: protein MPKHRKRRNSSREDLSSSSRKRRRRHHESTREKARNPSNSPPNLFGHAPGNISSQQHVRLLETFNEFLVFMKNRELPAGTAVPQKHDRLANLVSLAGISTDSGDVSHTPERLADEQTTSNGRGSEPGSADVLSPARTNNVVFNDAIIMDTSKTNAIGETTGPDSFVLELFGEQIQRPPTASWLPGILSTAKTDVRTGLKNELRDALLVKYEPKEDLVFLSPPKLNGEILPNLGSTARVRDKHQLQAQAQVGASLNAIGSGFSDLANLEILQVSEEARNAATKLAEGIRLLADHHYRLSQARRAFIVPSLNFLAKTVSDAAVVDDCLFGANFAEQISTAQTVEKVARKMVRKSQPPTQSTQRQKNIQQKSKNPMGPPRRIPSTHQPRRDNSQHQSRSRRARSHSRPRTRR, encoded by the exons ATGCCAAAGCACAGGAAACGTCGTAATTCTTCGAGGGAGGATCTATCGAGTTCTTCTAGGAAGAGAAGACGTAGACATCACGAGTCAACGCGGGAAAAAGCGCGTAACCCCTCCAACAGCCCGCCTAACCTCTTCGGCCACGCGCCCGGCAATATCTCATCGCAGCAACATGTAAGACTGTTAGAAACTTTTAACGAGTTTCTCGTTTTCATGAAAAATCGAGAGCTTCCAGCAGGAACAGCCGTTCCGCAGAAACACGACAGATTGGCGAATCTAGTTTCTTTGGCGGGAATCTCGACAGATTCAGGCGATGTGTCTCACACTCCCGAAAGGCTCGCAGACGAACAGACGACCAGTAACGGTCGGGGCAGCGAACCAG gGAGTGCTGACGTTCTTAGTCCAGCGAGAACTAACAACGTCGTATTTAACGATGCCATAATAATGGATACTAGCAAAACGAACGCTATCGGAGAAACGACGGGCCCAGACTCCTTCGTCTTAGAACTGTTCGGCGAACAAATTCAGCGGCCTCCGACCGCATCATGGCTACCAGGTATTCTTAGCACTGCAAAAACCGACGTTCGCACAGGGCTTAAAAACGAGTTGAGAGACGCACTCCTCGTTAAGTACGAACCGAAAGAGGATCTGGTTTTTCTCAGCCCGCCTAAATTAAATGGGGAAATTCTCCCTAACCTAGGCAGTACGGCTAGGGTTCGAGACAAGCATCAACTGCAGGCTCAGGCTCAAGTAGGAGCATCGCTAAACGCCATCGGCTCAGGTTTTTCAGATTTGGCAAATCTTGAAATCCTTCAGGTTTCGGAAGAAGCGAGAAATGCAGCCACAAAACTTGCGGAGGGCATTCGTCTCTTAGCAGATCATCATTACCGCTTGTCGCAAGCAAGACGAGCATTTATTGTCCCATCACTCAATTTTTTGGCAAAAACGGTATCAGATGCAGCAGTGGTAGACGACTGCCTTTTTGGGGCCAACTTTGCTGAGCAAATTAGTACCGCTCAGACGGTCGAAAAAGTCGCTCGCAAAATGGTCAGAAAATCACAACCACCGACACAGTCAACTCAACGCCAGAAGAATATAcaacaaaaatcaaaaaacccGATGGGCCCTCCTCGCAGAATTCCGTCGACTCATCAACCGAGGAGGGACAACTCTCAACATCAGAGTCGCAGCAGGAGAGCCAGGTCTCATTCCAGACCACGGACACGCCGTTAA